The following proteins come from a genomic window of Nitrospiraceae bacterium:
- a CDS encoding class I SAM-dependent rRNA methyltransferase, with amino-acid sequence MIRHDAPRGTIRLSRSGRGQDSRHLWVYAGHIDEVRGEPTAGDVVDVVASNGRFVGRGLFNPHSKIRVRLLTFEEEPITEQFWRGRVMQAICLRERIVSATNAYRLLYGEADQLPGLIVDRYDDVLVMQTLSYGMDCRKALLADLLCQEAGVGRIYLRNDAKSRVLEGLPFEKGFMRGGGATRVEVQEGRASFLVDIERGQKTGWFCDQRENRLAAARLTAGAEVLEVFCHTGAFGMHAALGGARSVEGLDVSEDALMLAREHASLNKVNDRCLYRMADAFEELRNLERGGRRYDVVMLDPPAFARSKQAVPRALAGYKDVNLLGMRLTRPEGFMVTSSCSHHVNEQDFWIAICQAARDASRQVRLLEQRGQASDHPVLAAMPETRYLKCFLLQIL; translated from the coding sequence ATGATCCGACACGATGCACCCAGGGGGACGATCCGACTCTCGCGCTCCGGGAGGGGACAGGATTCCCGGCACCTCTGGGTGTACGCCGGCCATATCGATGAAGTCAGGGGAGAGCCGACGGCAGGCGATGTGGTCGATGTCGTGGCATCAAACGGAAGGTTTGTTGGTCGAGGTCTCTTCAATCCACACTCCAAAATCCGCGTACGCCTGCTCACGTTCGAGGAAGAACCCATTACGGAACAGTTTTGGCGGGGGAGGGTGATGCAGGCGATTTGTCTGCGGGAGCGAATTGTGTCGGCCACGAACGCGTATCGACTTTTGTACGGAGAGGCGGATCAGTTACCTGGCTTGATCGTGGACCGGTATGATGACGTCTTGGTCATGCAAACCTTGTCCTATGGTATGGACTGTCGAAAGGCTCTATTGGCCGATCTGCTGTGTCAAGAAGCGGGGGTCGGCCGAATCTACCTACGGAACGATGCGAAGAGTCGGGTCCTGGAGGGATTGCCGTTTGAAAAAGGATTCATGCGCGGAGGGGGAGCCACGCGAGTCGAAGTCCAAGAAGGGCGGGCGTCTTTTCTGGTCGACATTGAACGAGGCCAGAAAACCGGCTGGTTCTGCGATCAACGAGAAAACCGGCTGGCAGCGGCGCGACTCACGGCTGGCGCCGAGGTGCTGGAAGTGTTCTGTCACACAGGCGCGTTTGGGATGCACGCAGCACTGGGAGGCGCCAGGTCAGTCGAAGGGCTCGATGTCAGCGAAGACGCGCTCATGCTGGCGCGCGAACATGCGTCGTTGAACAAGGTGAACGATCGATGCCTGTATCGGATGGCTGATGCATTCGAGGAGTTGCGCAACCTAGAACGGGGAGGCCGGCGCTATGATGTGGTCATGCTCGATCCGCCTGCCTTTGCCCGAAGCAAGCAAGCAGTCCCGCGGGCCTTGGCGGGGTACAAGGATGTCAACTTGCTGGGGATGAGGCTCACAAGGCCGGAGGGGTTCATGGTGACAAGTTCCTGCTCTCACCATGTCAACGAGCAGGATTTTTGGATCGCCATCTGCCAGGCGGCGCGCGATGCCAGCCGACAGGTCCGTCTGCTTGAGCAACGTGGGCAAGCGAGCGACCATCCTGTTCTGGCCGCAATGCCGGAGACACGCTACTTAAAATGTTTCCTGCTGCAAATACTCTAG
- a CDS encoding RNA methyltransferase, producing MRLRALLQDKRVRAKERAFVTEGAKAVHDLLVRFPRCILSLVMTPTYLAREDAAARRLRSGVTAKQYSCSDVLFGRLSDLDAPQGILAVARQATWDEEAVLRQSAVLGIFGEQLQDPANVGAIIRTAAALNVDALWLSRESADVYNPKVVRATSGALLSLPIFEANDVSRFIRHECRIYAADVPGHGATPIDEISEVPRKLILAVGSEGRGLSAETRKAAALRFTIPLSRDVESLNVAATTAIATFHLRRLRQVG from the coding sequence ATGCGTCTTCGAGCACTCCTTCAGGACAAACGAGTACGAGCCAAGGAACGCGCCTTCGTCACCGAAGGCGCTAAAGCCGTTCATGATCTCCTTGTTCGTTTTCCGAGATGCATTCTCAGCCTCGTCATGACTCCAACGTATCTTGCCCGGGAGGACGCCGCCGCCCGACGTCTGAGATCTGGAGTCACGGCGAAACAATACTCCTGCTCTGATGTCTTGTTTGGAAGACTCTCCGACCTTGATGCGCCTCAAGGAATCCTAGCCGTAGCTCGACAGGCGACCTGGGATGAGGAAGCGGTCCTCCGTCAATCGGCCGTCTTGGGGATTTTCGGTGAGCAGCTTCAGGATCCTGCGAACGTGGGGGCTATCATCCGCACGGCAGCGGCCCTTAACGTAGATGCACTCTGGCTTTCTCGCGAATCGGCCGACGTGTACAACCCCAAAGTGGTGCGTGCCACCAGCGGAGCGCTGCTGTCCTTGCCGATTTTCGAAGCGAACGATGTGTCCCGTTTCATTCGGCACGAGTGCCGAATCTATGCGGCCGATGTGCCAGGCCACGGAGCGACCCCGATAGACGAAATCAGCGAGGTGCCGCGAAAACTGATTTTGGCTGTTGGGAGTGAAGGCCGGGGTCTATCTGCTGAGACCAGAAAGGCCGCCGCGCTTCGATTCACGATCCCCCTCAGCCGGGACGTCGAGTCTCTGAACGTTGCAGCCACCACGGCCATTGCCACATTTCATTTGAGACGATTGCGCCAAGTCGGGTAG
- a CDS encoding thiamine pyrophosphate-binding protein — protein MVRKPTIGSTVIDRLHKLGVRHIFGIPGDYVLSLYKLLETSPIRHIGTTREDCAGFAADAYARINGIGAVCVTYCVGGLNTVNAIACAYAERSPVVLLTGSPGLSERMRTPYLHHMVRDFSTQREVFEKMTVAAVSLDDPLTAEREMDRAFAALLRYRRPIYIEIPRDMVHAPLSTPSRPMCVEDEPSDPAALDEAIGEVRAMLTSASRPAILAGAEIGRFGLQDDLARLVERLNIPIASTLLGKSVIREDHPLYVGVYGGLIARDDVQQFINQSDCLLILGSILSDVEDFDVRSPLLIEGRTIHATADRVAIKHHRYDAIRFEDFVRALATHQLPTFPSRSLPPTIPIEAGTNGPNSPIRLSGLFHHLDSVLDEKTLVIADVGESLFAAADLHVHRRFEFLSPAYYTSMGFAVPAAVGASFADPSLRPIVLVGDGAFQMTGSELATAVRYGQAPIIIVLNNHGYSTEREILEGPFNDLHEWHYERMCDVVGGGVGSRIRTQGEFEQKLATALADSSQLHIFNVLLDPADRSAGMKRLAHRLAKRLSTDRP, from the coding sequence ATGGTACGAAAGCCAACGATCGGATCCACGGTCATTGATCGACTGCACAAGCTTGGGGTTCGCCATATCTTCGGAATTCCCGGCGATTATGTCCTGAGTCTCTACAAGCTTCTGGAAACCTCACCGATCCGTCACATCGGCACAACCCGTGAAGACTGCGCCGGATTCGCCGCGGACGCCTATGCCCGCATCAATGGGATCGGTGCGGTCTGTGTAACCTATTGCGTCGGTGGCTTGAACACGGTCAACGCCATCGCTTGTGCGTACGCCGAGCGATCTCCTGTCGTCCTGTTGACCGGCTCTCCCGGACTCTCAGAGCGGATGCGCACACCCTACTTGCATCATATGGTGCGCGATTTTTCAACCCAGCGTGAGGTGTTCGAAAAGATGACGGTTGCTGCAGTGTCGCTCGACGATCCTCTCACAGCGGAACGCGAAATGGATCGGGCCTTTGCTGCCTTGCTTCGATACCGTCGACCAATCTATATCGAGATCCCGCGCGACATGGTCCATGCTCCCCTTTCCACCCCTTCCCGTCCCATGTGTGTCGAAGATGAACCGAGCGATCCGGCAGCCCTCGACGAGGCCATTGGAGAAGTCCGGGCCATGTTGACCTCTGCCAGCCGACCCGCCATTCTGGCTGGCGCAGAAATCGGCCGTTTCGGACTGCAAGATGACCTGGCCCGGCTTGTCGAGCGCCTGAACATTCCAATTGCGTCCACCTTGTTGGGCAAATCGGTCATTCGCGAAGACCACCCGCTTTACGTCGGTGTGTACGGGGGGTTGATCGCGCGCGATGATGTTCAACAGTTTATCAATCAATCCGATTGTTTGCTGATTCTCGGCTCAATTCTCTCCGATGTCGAAGATTTCGACGTTCGTTCTCCACTGCTGATTGAGGGCCGGACTATCCATGCGACGGCAGATCGAGTTGCTATCAAGCATCACCGCTATGATGCGATTCGATTCGAAGACTTTGTCCGAGCATTGGCGACTCACCAGCTTCCAACGTTTCCTTCGCGCTCCCTCCCACCGACGATTCCAATCGAAGCCGGAACGAACGGACCCAATTCCCCCATTAGGTTGAGTGGACTCTTTCACCACCTTGACAGTGTGTTGGACGAAAAAACCCTCGTGATCGCCGATGTCGGCGAATCCTTATTTGCCGCAGCCGATCTTCACGTTCACCGGCGGTTTGAATTCCTTTCGCCGGCGTATTACACCTCAATGGGTTTCGCCGTTCCGGCTGCGGTGGGGGCGTCGTTCGCCGATCCCTCGCTCCGGCCCATCGTTTTGGTCGGTGATGGCGCGTTCCAAATGACGGGTTCTGAACTTGCCACGGCTGTCAGGTACGGCCAAGCTCCGATCATCATCGTCCTGAACAATCACGGATATTCGACCGAACGGGAAATTCTGGAAGGCCCCTTCAACGATCTTCACGAATGGCACTATGAACGGATGTGCGATGTCGTGGGTGGTGGAGTCGGCTCACGTATTCGAACGCAGGGAGAATTCGAACAGAAACTTGCGACCGCATTGGCCGATTCGAGCCAATTACACATCTTCAACGTCCTCCTCGATCCAGCCGATCGATCTGCCGGCATGAAGCGATTAGCCCACCGCCTCGCGAAGCGACTGTCTACCGACAGGCCATAA
- a CDS encoding HAD-IIB family hydrolase — protein MTQLVVYTDLDGCLLDSTTYSYEPARPALEALRAQHIPLVLVSSKTRAEIEPLRKRLSHHDPFIVENGAAVFVPRGHFDFPLERARARNSYDVIELGLPYGILRDVLKQIEKNVATTLRGFGDLSVDDVMQVTELSRQEASLAKQREYDEPYLLEGPPALIEEVCRQIVMRGLRWTKGGRFFHLTGDNNKGQAAALLLRCYQRQHQLQGEGDRIETVGIGDSVNDAPLLATVDHPILVQKPDGSYDPDIHIPGMTRAPGIGPVGWNHAVQELLASR, from the coding sequence ATGACTCAGCTGGTCGTCTATACAGATTTGGATGGCTGCTTGCTGGACAGCACCACGTATTCCTATGAACCGGCTAGGCCAGCGTTAGAGGCTCTCCGGGCGCAGCATATTCCGCTCGTTCTCGTATCCAGCAAGACGCGGGCGGAGATCGAACCGTTGCGGAAGCGGTTGAGTCACCACGACCCGTTCATCGTAGAAAATGGCGCCGCCGTCTTCGTCCCTCGAGGCCACTTCGACTTCCCGCTCGAACGGGCACGAGCCAGGAACTCCTATGACGTGATCGAGCTCGGGCTTCCCTACGGCATATTGCGCGATGTCCTCAAACAAATTGAAAAAAATGTCGCCACCACCTTACGAGGCTTCGGCGACTTGTCCGTCGATGACGTCATGCAAGTGACGGAGCTTAGTCGGCAGGAGGCCTCCCTCGCCAAACAGAGGGAATACGACGAACCCTATCTCTTGGAAGGCCCTCCGGCGCTCATTGAAGAAGTCTGTCGCCAAATCGTCATGCGGGGTCTGCGGTGGACCAAGGGCGGACGGTTCTTCCATCTGACGGGCGACAACAACAAGGGGCAGGCAGCAGCGCTCCTGCTCCGGTGTTATCAGCGCCAGCACCAATTACAAGGCGAGGGCGACCGGATCGAAACGGTAGGAATCGGGGATAGTGTCAACGATGCACCGCTCCTGGCGACTGTCGACCATCCGATCCTCGTTCAGAAGCCGGACGGCTCCTACGATCCTGATATCCATATTCCCGGCATGACTCGGGCACCCGGCATCGGGCCCGTCGGCTGGAATCATGCTGTGCAGGAACTGTTGGCCAGCCGCTGA
- a CDS encoding sigma-54 dependent transcriptional regulator gives MTEEWGAILVVDDDVEMRALVHDVLKARGHQVTTAGNGQEALIQLAQTDFAVVLTDLRMKGMEGTELLAEIKRLYPDTGVILMTAFGSVETAVEAMKHGASDYLTKPVKSDEIVRVVERVVREAALRREVSRLRKEVHKEYSFHQILGKSKAIQGVFDLIRRVADSPTNVLITGESGTGKELVAKAIHYNSDRREAPFVPVNCAAIPEQLLESELFGHMRGAFTDAKMDKRGLFEEAQKGTVFLDEISELPLMLQAKILRVIQEKEIRRVGATKPISVDVRIIAATNLNLNDEVKAKRFREDLYYRLNVIELKLPPLRERREDIPLLVDAFLKKCGVVRGKEMKGVNEAALAMLMDYAWPGNVRELENVIERAVTLSLGEKISPDDLPPAVQGARGDRRVLDEAAEKTLPLHEIEKEYIKKILEKMGGNKYQAAHVLGIDRKTLYRKLGEIEGKAQPEL, from the coding sequence ATGACCGAGGAGTGGGGCGCGATTCTGGTTGTTGACGATGATGTCGAGATGCGGGCGTTGGTTCATGATGTGCTGAAGGCCCGCGGACATCAGGTCACCACTGCCGGGAATGGGCAGGAGGCGCTCATACAGTTGGCGCAAACAGACTTTGCCGTGGTGCTCACGGACCTACGGATGAAGGGAATGGAGGGCACAGAGCTCTTGGCGGAGATTAAGCGTCTCTACCCGGACACCGGCGTGATTCTGATGACGGCGTTCGGATCCGTAGAAACTGCGGTCGAGGCGATGAAACATGGCGCCAGCGACTATCTGACCAAACCGGTCAAGAGTGACGAGATCGTGCGCGTCGTCGAACGAGTCGTGCGGGAGGCTGCACTCCGGCGTGAAGTGAGCCGGCTGAGGAAGGAAGTCCATAAGGAATACAGCTTCCACCAAATTCTCGGCAAGAGCAAAGCGATCCAGGGGGTATTCGATCTCATCCGCCGGGTCGCTGATAGTCCCACGAACGTACTCATCACCGGCGAGAGTGGGACCGGCAAAGAGCTGGTCGCCAAGGCGATCCACTATAACAGCGACCGGCGAGAGGCGCCGTTTGTGCCGGTGAACTGTGCAGCGATTCCCGAGCAGTTGCTGGAAAGCGAGCTCTTCGGTCACATGCGAGGGGCTTTTACCGATGCCAAGATGGATAAGCGGGGCTTGTTCGAGGAAGCGCAAAAGGGGACGGTGTTCTTGGACGAAATCAGCGAATTGCCCCTCATGCTTCAAGCCAAAATCCTGCGCGTGATTCAAGAGAAGGAAATTCGTCGGGTAGGGGCGACGAAGCCAATCTCCGTCGACGTGCGGATCATTGCGGCGACCAACCTGAATCTCAATGACGAAGTCAAAGCCAAGCGATTCCGAGAAGATCTTTACTATCGACTCAACGTGATCGAGCTCAAGCTGCCGCCGCTGCGTGAGCGGCGGGAAGACATCCCTCTCCTCGTCGACGCCTTTCTGAAGAAATGTGGAGTGGTGCGCGGGAAGGAAATGAAAGGAGTGAATGAGGCTGCCCTCGCCATGCTGATGGATTATGCATGGCCCGGCAACGTCCGTGAACTGGAGAACGTCATCGAACGGGCGGTCACCCTAAGTTTGGGGGAAAAGATTTCTCCGGATGATCTCCCGCCGGCCGTGCAGGGTGCGCGCGGAGACCGCCGTGTTCTGGACGAGGCGGCGGAAAAAACCCTTCCGCTTCATGAGATCGAAAAAGAATACATCAAGAAAATCCTCGAAAAGATGGGCGGGAACAAATACCAGGCCGCGCACGTGCTGGGCATCGACCGTAAGACTCTCTATCGCAAACTTGGCGAAATCGAAGGCAAAGCCCAACCAGAACTGTGA
- a CDS encoding sigma-54 dependent transcriptional regulator: MRATIFVTDDEPAIRASIIKRLSRRHHRVVGYDSGDALMKAIEQDLPDLVMLDLKMPGLSGLDTLKQLRPLVPHALVIMLTAYGTVQDAVEAMKLGAYDFLIKTVDLEGIDPVVDRALEFLALRRRIDFEREHESSQYALSNVDARSATMKQLLSQVRDVAANPKSTVLLQGETGTGKEFFAQVLHHNGPRSTGPFIGVNCTAIPKELFESELFGYERGAFTGAHQRKIGLLEKAESGTLFLDEIGDLDLSMQGKLLRVLQEKSFRRLGGTDDISVDFRLMTATNRDLKKEVTRGTFREDLYFRLNVVSFELPPLRARVEDILPLCMGAMVRFGKEFGKEILDIEPEAKALLERYAYPGNIRELQNIIERAMILCHGKTLTVSNLPRELREAPQQIAVTSTQGDQPIVRAEMQLGKQSLADMEFAIIEEVVRLSGHNKSLAAKHLGITRFALDRRLKKIADA; the protein is encoded by the coding sequence ATGCGCGCAACGATCTTTGTCACTGATGATGAGCCGGCGATCCGTGCGTCAATTATCAAGCGCCTATCACGGCGGCACCACCGCGTTGTGGGGTATGACTCGGGAGATGCGCTCATGAAAGCGATCGAGCAAGACCTCCCGGACCTCGTGATGCTGGATCTGAAAATGCCCGGCCTGAGCGGTCTCGATACGTTGAAGCAGTTGCGGCCTCTCGTCCCCCATGCCTTGGTCATTATGTTGACGGCGTACGGGACAGTGCAGGATGCGGTCGAAGCGATGAAGCTCGGCGCCTACGACTTCCTCATCAAGACCGTGGATCTTGAGGGCATCGACCCCGTGGTGGATCGGGCGCTCGAATTCCTCGCCCTCCGACGGCGTATCGATTTTGAGCGGGAGCATGAGAGTAGCCAGTATGCGCTCTCCAACGTGGATGCGCGGAGCGCGACGATGAAGCAGCTCTTGTCTCAAGTGCGCGACGTAGCGGCCAATCCCAAATCCACTGTCTTGCTCCAAGGAGAAACCGGAACGGGGAAAGAATTTTTCGCGCAGGTGCTTCATCACAACGGACCCAGGTCCACCGGCCCGTTCATCGGTGTCAATTGCACGGCCATCCCCAAAGAGCTCTTTGAAAGCGAGCTGTTCGGTTACGAGCGGGGCGCATTTACCGGCGCGCACCAACGAAAAATCGGATTGCTGGAGAAGGCCGAGAGCGGGACACTGTTTCTCGACGAGATCGGTGATCTCGATCTATCTATGCAGGGAAAGCTGCTTCGTGTACTACAGGAAAAATCGTTCCGCCGGTTGGGCGGGACCGACGATATATCGGTGGATTTCCGGCTCATGACCGCAACGAACCGCGACCTCAAGAAGGAGGTGACGCGGGGAACCTTCCGGGAAGACCTCTACTTTCGGCTGAACGTGGTCTCATTCGAACTTCCACCCCTGCGAGCCCGAGTGGAAGATATCCTGCCTCTTTGCATGGGTGCGATGGTCCGGTTCGGCAAAGAGTTTGGGAAAGAGATTCTCGACATTGAGCCGGAAGCCAAAGCTCTCCTCGAGCGGTACGCCTATCCGGGAAACATCCGTGAGCTTCAAAATATCATCGAGCGGGCAATGATTCTCTGCCACGGTAAAACGCTCACGGTAAGCAATCTACCCCGCGAATTGCGAGAAGCGCCCCAGCAAATCGCCGTGACCAGCACGCAGGGGGATCAGCCCATCGTACGAGCGGAAATGCAGCTCGGCAAACAATCGCTCGCCGACATGGAGTTCGCGATCATTGAGGAGGTAGTCCGCCTTTCAGGCCACAACAAAAGCCTTGCTGCCAAACATCTGGGCATCACCCGTTTCGCATTAGATCGGCGTTTAAAAAAAATTGCAGACGCGTGA
- a CDS encoding glycosyl transferase, with protein MSDFYQNGVVTVLHRLGSPNVDQLESELERCGGMHPIALVLPSLYAELERPALKTIVEVLKTVRYLHEIVISLDRASALEFRLAKQYFAVLPQRVRLIWNDGARIQTLLNLLVSQNIDIGLPGKGRGCWLAFGYVLASNHSQVIALHDCDITSYRREYLARLCYPVANPNLGYEFCKGYYSRVTDRLHGRATRLFITPLIRSLQQLVGPHPLLTFLDSFRYPLAGEFAMVRDLAWINRIPGDWGLEVGVLSEVYRNCALRRICQADIADAYDHKHQSLSSQNPESGLLKMCVDITKSLFRNLASEGVVLSDGILKTLRATYLQAAQDAISRYENDAAINSLTFDRHEERTAVEVFLKGMKLATEGFLEDPLGVPMISNWSRVTHAVPDFFARLVEAVEEDHAWDPTTETVSPGR; from the coding sequence ATGTCAGACTTTTACCAAAACGGCGTCGTGACTGTTCTTCATAGACTCGGCAGCCCGAATGTCGATCAATTAGAGAGCGAGTTGGAACGATGCGGGGGCATGCATCCGATCGCCTTGGTGCTTCCGTCTCTCTATGCCGAGTTGGAACGACCCGCTCTCAAGACAATTGTCGAGGTCCTGAAGACCGTCAGGTACCTCCACGAAATCGTGATTTCACTCGATCGGGCATCAGCGTTAGAATTTCGCCTGGCCAAACAGTATTTCGCCGTTCTGCCCCAGCGGGTCCGGCTGATCTGGAACGACGGCGCCCGCATCCAGACGCTCCTCAACTTGCTCGTCTCACAGAACATCGATATCGGATTGCCGGGCAAAGGACGCGGTTGTTGGTTGGCGTTCGGCTACGTGCTGGCTAGCAACCATAGCCAGGTCATCGCACTCCACGACTGCGATATTACGAGTTATCGGCGCGAGTATCTGGCACGGCTTTGCTATCCCGTCGCCAATCCGAACCTCGGCTATGAATTTTGCAAAGGCTACTACAGCCGAGTCACCGACCGCCTGCACGGTCGCGCCACACGGCTCTTTATCACTCCGCTGATCCGAAGCCTTCAACAGCTCGTGGGACCTCACCCACTCCTGACCTTCCTCGACAGTTTTCGCTATCCCCTTGCCGGAGAATTCGCCATGGTTCGCGACCTGGCCTGGATCAACCGAATCCCCGGGGATTGGGGATTGGAGGTCGGCGTATTGTCCGAGGTCTACCGAAATTGCGCTCTGAGGCGCATCTGCCAGGCCGATATTGCAGACGCCTACGACCATAAACATCAATCTCTTTCCAGTCAGAATCCGGAAAGCGGACTGCTAAAAATGTGTGTGGATATCACGAAGTCTCTCTTCAGAAATTTAGCGAGCGAAGGCGTGGTACTGTCGGACGGCATCCTGAAAACCTTGCGGGCCACCTATCTCCAAGCAGCTCAGGACGCCATCAGCCGGTATGAGAACGATGCGGCAATCAACAGCCTCACCTTCGACCGCCATGAGGAACGGACCGCCGTCGAGGTGTTCCTGAAAGGCATGAAGCTCGCGACAGAAGGGTTTCTCGAGGACCCTCTTGGTGTTCCGATGATTTCCAACTGGAGTCGCGTCACTCATGCCGTGCCTGATTTCTTCGCCCGCCTCGTCGAAGCGGTTGAAGAGGACCACGCATGGGATCCTACGACCGAAACGGTATCGCCAGGACGATGA
- a CDS encoding glycosyltransferase: protein MGSYDRNGIARTMSTARTPLTPETDAQILTIGSTDILVGIPSYNNAATVGHVVQAVSAGLAKYFPDRRAVLVNSDGGSSDKTRDIVAHTIIDPNQLFISDQQSVLHRIITPYHGIPGKGSAFRTIFEIANRLNAKACAVVDADLRSIAPEWIELLLRPLLDEGYDYVAPYYLRHKYDGTITNSLAYPLTRALYGQRIRQPIGGEFGFSGSLATHYLDQHVWESEVARFGIDIWMTTEAIASGARVCQSFLGAKIHNPKDPAADLSAMLTQVVGALFAAMERHDTLWFRQESSQPVPLFGFRYEVGVEPVHVNLERMVANFQQGLTDLEAVWQKMLAEGTLAQLCRLKNAPSNDCRISDELWVKVVYDAAAAYHKRMMSRDHLLKALTPLYLGRTASFVLTTQGLTSAEAELRIEALCQTFERLKPYLIKRWAGSESHEPGDPLAHRTATDAGGTYERIP from the coding sequence ATGGGATCCTACGACCGAAACGGTATCGCCAGGACGATGAGCACCGCTCGGACCCCGCTCACGCCGGAAACCGATGCACAGATCCTCACCATCGGATCGACGGACATTCTTGTCGGCATCCCGAGCTACAACAACGCTGCAACAGTCGGTCACGTCGTGCAGGCGGTGAGCGCGGGTTTGGCGAAGTACTTTCCTGATCGGCGCGCCGTGCTGGTCAATTCCGATGGGGGCTCCTCCGACAAAACCCGCGACATCGTGGCCCATACTATCATTGACCCCAACCAATTATTCATCAGCGATCAGCAGAGCGTGTTGCACCGCATTATCACTCCCTACCACGGGATACCGGGGAAAGGGAGCGCGTTTCGGACCATCTTCGAGATTGCCAACCGGCTGAATGCGAAAGCCTGCGCCGTGGTCGATGCGGACTTGCGGAGCATCGCGCCGGAATGGATCGAGCTATTGTTACGTCCGTTGCTCGACGAGGGATACGACTACGTCGCACCTTACTATCTGCGGCACAAGTACGACGGGACGATTACGAACAGCCTTGCCTATCCCCTGACGAGGGCTCTCTACGGTCAGCGGATCCGTCAACCAATCGGCGGCGAATTTGGATTCTCCGGTTCGCTTGCCACCCATTATCTCGACCAGCATGTGTGGGAGTCCGAGGTGGCTCGATTTGGCATCGACATTTGGATGACGACAGAAGCCATCGCCAGCGGCGCCCGTGTCTGCCAAAGTTTTCTCGGGGCCAAAATTCACAACCCGAAGGACCCGGCAGCCGACCTGTCTGCCATGCTGACTCAGGTTGTGGGTGCACTCTTCGCTGCGATGGAACGGCATGACACACTATGGTTCCGTCAGGAGAGCTCGCAGCCGGTTCCCCTCTTCGGATTTCGCTACGAAGTCGGCGTGGAGCCCGTGCATGTCAATCTTGAGCGGATGGTCGCGAACTTTCAGCAAGGGCTGACGGATCTCGAGGCCGTCTGGCAAAAAATGCTCGCTGAAGGCACGCTCGCTCAGTTGTGCCGATTGAAGAATGCACCCAGCAATGACTGTCGTATCTCCGATGAGCTCTGGGTCAAGGTAGTGTACGACGCAGCTGCGGCTTACCACAAGCGAATGATGTCTCGTGATCACCTCCTAAAAGCCTTGACACCATTATATTTAGGGCGAACCGCCTCCTTTGTCCTGACCACACAAGGGCTCACGTCGGCCGAGGCGGAACTGAGAATCGAGGCGTTGTGTCAGACCTTTGAGCGATTGAAACCGTACCTGATCAAGCGTTGGGCCGGTTCGGAATCACATGAACCTGGGGACCCCTTAGCCCACCGAACCGCGACCGATGCGGGAGGGACGTATGAGCGAATTCCTTAG
- a CDS encoding helix-turn-helix transcriptional regulator encodes MIEYHRPMAIGALIQAWRLLRGQSVEDVAAEAQLSPTTLEEIESECVDPSASTIESVAAALKIPVAWLFAHPTTFATLFERPEDELAMTPNGPDPITERILTGSRMDRSLYVLLTALLQSGEPKLLRAAEASLRSLVKQSKQATVPWQNRPPGHFEPPSD; translated from the coding sequence GTGATTGAGTATCATCGGCCCATGGCAATCGGCGCATTGATCCAAGCGTGGAGACTATTGCGCGGTCAATCAGTTGAGGACGTGGCAGCTGAAGCGCAGCTTTCGCCGACTACCTTGGAGGAAATCGAATCGGAGTGCGTCGATCCATCGGCATCGACCATTGAATCGGTGGCGGCTGCCTTGAAGATTCCGGTCGCCTGGCTCTTTGCTCATCCCACCACCTTTGCCACGTTGTTCGAGCGACCAGAGGACGAACTGGCGATGACTCCAAACGGGCCGGATCCCATAACTGAACGGATCCTCACCGGATCGCGTATGGACCGCTCGCTGTATGTCCTACTCACCGCGCTCCTGCAAAGCGGCGAGCCGAAACTCTTGAGAGCCGCGGAGGCGAGTTTGCGGAGCCTCGTGAAACAATCCAAACAAGCCACAGTGCCCTGGCAGAATCGTCCCCCCGGCCACTTCGAACCACCGAGTGATTAG